The following are encoded in a window of Drosophila simulans strain w501 chromosome 3L, Prin_Dsim_3.1, whole genome shotgun sequence genomic DNA:
- the LOC6736522 gene encoding myocardin-related transcription factor B → MPVIADAASDEPPAKCCKHCEESTQSVDGGPASWRLTLDQDLIDTLKGNFPSWFQGSAGGGGGGGAASKQNPQQHNHQLAQQKHHQLVATSVIPITIDTKLAASNTNTLQQHQQQAAILGHSSSSASPASSVSSNSSKKSISSSLSSCSSSSSNSSSCGSNHCNSKSVSSGAKGAGSATASRFLNKSTSSPTKSLSRTLKATQKPNGNHKVGQLVKSASLHSLSSGSSGSSSGNSASGSSSLLATISTSPLTTVELISSAACSGLLATRLSGKDLEHSFQDIILLHEAYDDMSEGEQRLHATFLGSSDDGNNSDCYDARQSPPKAIVDSSPLQPAMDKNKESLKVKLMVRRPHSQLVEQGIIPSLKTSPAIHEQCKQLERAKTSDLLKAKIQQRPNREDLERLHILEEDECHIDPSLAEKQRMLKKARLADQLNSQIQHRPGPLELIKKNILHTEKPIEKIVKEGLVSFKATSEGLLTRPQHPHSYVTFDDDSLSSESDTRQTPPRLDEAMVATSSSPTDVLQAAAASAGIVNMALTMPTAGQLVVTAPQILPQQQQPKAIVVPAPVPPPPPPPPPLPMASIIKVKQETANLYEELCQSVTGTTASPVNHLYSPCSLASSTSTLSPLSSIASPPPPPMTTTRLHLAPVSVKSDAPGKDKNRKKSKSKPVSKARTIKFHEYKGPPSAAGQKQDQTQPEETSYQLMLEQQNCLLKFLENLNKNQSIIPAPSAPGVMLPAAPSATNNSITVTTKTVPALASQSAPAPAPISLPNTISITSSSGGAPLNFGDAAMLTPTPAATPTPPTLSLIATPQQQLQLHQQHQQLHQPTPVQHPPPLPSPALSVSSSIPPSPATSYAESTTSSITDLTRLEKMKVSDLKQHLKRRNLPVSGPKPHLIERLKPYLPLEPLDSNVTPAPTSNNSNTTPDVITISDAMDTSNCGLLEQPPPVTMLVSDASMEHEQMDVVQQQMDNTHPMTLQTILPPQPQTATIILTNEELLREQQRKIDELQRQLQRSQQELQKIRQRQQQQQHQQQTVTAQVVNALPSQQITLITTTSNGPQQTLTVMPQVEKNVSAKVTVKATGGNSNHKVNGLQQQGSAAKKPAGSNSNSNSNISSSNPPPINQKMVVKQQLEAKIQKQKAAAAAAAQQQQQQQQQQQQQALQQQQQQQQQQQQVRLLTQKTQTVFIPFNNNNHINNASAKTTTTKKSNVPANNTNTTTTTMMQAAKPAAVATASASPATQHHNNLGLLWNEGNQTILLVGLNDQHMTAHTLGNISLTATTTTAAAPPAATPVAASTTAPPKKILNGHQRTNSLPSIVFPIETKSIITQQQLQQLQQQQQQQQQFQPVQQPQQQLNQVDIKPAPAPPPQYEEATKQLAASKAAALNGLLPLVKIKEEPVQSPAPAAAPLPQTAPLCKRKTASIKSEQVSDVLDILIKQGELPESAALEPITPLTPLPELSMFNGATPTTAAGGASIVPLVPKLETPVTPVQNLDMAMDTNEQHVGFASNQAPNHVFIESIDMASPLQTDSSAIDAESVAKTLDIFLEQHHATPPPSTPPKSCHSGSEKPNSPDAKLNHFDEYELLELMSQQLEMDMGDDSSGYCHASAAKSSNNNGNLRRDLNPSLQPSINELLDASSPDNVLLNNNPGADVDFDADSFVAQLSQHVTGNGNSPGVNCNGSIESSSSAVNSHFGSHSTPMDCDDFESTLNSFMQAVTQPQAGQHGEYATSTSMANGTGGGMGVDNGTGGAVDAFNASGDIFDLFNMDDYKMNWAAGDFTV, encoded by the exons AGTCGACGCAAAGCGTGGACGGCGGACCTGCATCGTGGCGTTTAACGCTCGATCAGGATCTAATTGACACGCTCAAGGGCAACTTTCCCAGCTGGTTCCAGGGCTcagccggcggaggaggaggaggaggagcagccagcaAGCAGAATCCGCAGCAGCACAATCACCAGCTGGCCCAGCAGAAGCATCAccagctggtggccaccagtgTCATACCCATAACCATTGACACGAAGCTCGCCGCCAGCAATACAAATACACtccagcaacatcagcagcaggcggcCATCCTGGGCCACAGTTCGTCGTCGGCCTCGCCCGCATCCTCCGTCAGTTCCAACTCCTCGAAGAAgtccatcagcagcagcctgagcagctgcagcagcagcagtagcaacagcagcagttgcgGTAGCAACCATTGCAACTCCAAGTCCGTTTCCAGTGGAGCCAAGGGAGCCGGTTCAGCGACGGCGAGCAGGTTCCTCAACAAATCCACCTCGTCGCCCACCAAGAGCCTCTCGAGGACTTTAAAGGCCACCCAGAAGCCGAACGGCAACCACAAGGTTGGCCAGCTGGTCAAGTCCGCCTCCCTGCACAGCCTGAGCAGCGGaagcagcgggagcagcagcggAAACAGCGCCAGCGGCAGCTCCTCGCTGCTGGCCACCATCTCCACGTCGCCGCTGACCACCGTCGAGCTCATCTCGAGCGCCGCATGCAGTGGCCTCCTGGCCACCAGGCTCAGCGGCAAGGACTTGGAGCACTCCTTTCAGGACATAATACTGCTGCACGAGGCCTACGACGACATGTCGGAGG GTGAGCAGCGTTTGCATGCGACGTTCCTGGGCAGCAGCGATGATGGCAACAACTCGGATTGTTACGATGCCAGACAGTCACCACCAAAGGCCATCGTGGACTCCAGTCCGCTGCAGCCTGCGATGGACAAGAATAAGGAAT CGCTCAAAGTGAAGCTCATGGTGCGACGTCCACACTCGCAGCTCGTCGAGCAGGGCATCATACCAT CTCTGAAAACCTCGCCCGCTATCCACGAACAATGCAAGCAATTGGAGCGCGCCAAGACCAGCGATCTGCTGAAGGCGAAGATCCAGCAGCGACCAAACCGCGAAGATCTCGAGAGGCTGCACATTCTCGAGGAGGACGAGTGCCACATCGATCCCAGTTTGGCGGAGAAACAGCGGATGCTGAAGAAGGCTCGCCTGGCGGACCAGCTCAACTCTCAGATTCAACACCGTCCTGGTCCACTGGAGCTAATCAAGAAGAACATCCTGCACACGGAGAAGCCGATAGAGAAGATTGTCAAGGAGGGACTCGTATCCTTCAAGGCAACCAGCGAGGGTCTGCTCACGAGACCCCAGCATCCGCACAGTTATGTGACCTTCGATGATGATTCCCTGAGCTCCGAGAGCGATACGAGGCAGACACCGCCGCGTTTGGATGAGGCTATGGTCGCCACCTCCAGTTCACCCACCGATGTGCTGCAGGCGGCGGCTGCCTCAGCAGGAATAGTGAACATGGCCTTGACCATGCCCACAGCTGGTCAACTGGTGGTCACCGCGCCACAGATTCttccccagcagcagcaaccgaaGGCTATAGTGGTGCCAGCACCAGtgccaccacctccgccgccgccaccaccactgcCCATGGCCAGTATCATCAAGGTAAAGCAGGAGACCGCCAATCTGTACGAGGAACTCTGTCAAAGTGTCACGGGTACCACGGCAAGTCCGGTCAACCATCTGTACTCGCCCTGCTCACTAGCCTCTAGTACTTCCACACTAAGTCCGCTGTCTTCCATCGCCtctccgccaccaccaccgatGACCACCACACGACTGCACCTTGCTCCCGTATCCGTGAAGTCTGATGCTCCCGGGAAGGATAAGAACCGAAAGAAATCGAAGTCCAAGCCCGTGTCCAAGGCGCGCACCATTAAATTCCACGAGTACAAGGGTCCACCGAGTGCCGCCGGGCAAAAGCAGGATCAAACGCAGCCGGAAGAGACCTCCTACCAGCTGATGTTGGAGCAGCAAAACTGTCTGCTAAAGTTCCTGGAGAACCTCAACAAGAATCAGTCCATCATCCCAGCGCCCAGTGCGCCGGGTGTTATGCTTCCAGCAGCTCCTAGTGCGACCAATAACAGCATCACGGTAACTACAAAGACGGTGCCTGCATTGGCTTCGCAAtccgctccagctccagctcccaTCAGCCTGCCCAATACCATATCCATAACGAGCAGTTCCGGAGGAGCTCCACTTAATTTCGGAGATGCCGCTATGCTGACGCCCACGCCGGCGGCCAcacccactccgcccaccCTGTCGCTGATCGCTACACCacagcaacagttgcagctgcatcagcaacaccagcagctgCACCAACCAACTCCAGTGCAACACCCACCACCACTGCCCTCGCCAGCGCTTTCGGTCAGCTCCTCGATTCCGCCCAGTCCGGCCACCAGCTACGCCGAATCCACCACCAGTTCCATCACAGACTTGACCCGACTGGAGAAGATGAAGGTCTCTGACCTGAAGCAGCATCTCAAGCGCAGGAACTTGCCCGTCTCCGGTCCCAAACCACATCTGATTGAGAGGCTGAAACCATATTTGCCCCTGGAGCCACTGGATAGCAATGTAACACCCGCTCCGACctccaacaacagcaacacaacgCCCGATGTAATCACAATTAGCGATGCCATGGACACGAGCAACTGCGGATTGTTGGAGCAGCCTCCACCAGTGACCATGTTGGTTTCAGATGCAAGCATGGAACACGAGCAGATGGATGTGGTGCAGCAACAGATGGATAACACGCATCCAATGACGCTGCAGACTATTCTGCCTCCACAACCGCAAACTGCAACCATAATCCTGACCAACGAGGAGTTGCTGAGAGAGCAGCAGCGCAAGATCGACGAGCTGCAGAGGCAATTGCAGCGATCGCAACAGGAGCTGCAGAAGATACgccagcggcaacagcagcagcaacatcagcagcaaacGGTTACCGCTCAAGTGGTGAATGCATTGCCTTCGCAGCAAATCACGCTGATCACCACGACCTCGAATGGGCCGCAGCAAACACTGACTGTAATGCCGCAGGTGGAGAAGAATGTTTCCGCCAAAGTGACGGTGAAAGCTACTGGAGGCAACAGCAACCATAAGGTAAATGGACTGCAACAACAGGGATCCGCAGCCAAGAAGCCAGCCGGCAGCAACTCGAACAGCAATAGTAACATTTCCTCATCGAATCCGCCGCCAATCAACCAGAAAATGGTGGtcaagcagcagctggaggctAAAATCCAGAAGCaaaaggcagcggcagcggccgccgcacagcaacagcagcagcagcaacaacaacagcagcagcaggcactgcagcaacagcaacaacagcagcagcaacagcaacaggtgCGCCTGCTCACGCAAAAGACACAAACTGTATTCATTCcattcaacaacaacaatcacatAAACAACGCTTCTGCcaagacaacaacaaccaagaAATCCAATGTGCCCGCCaacaatacaaatacaacCACCACAACCATGATGCAAGCAGCCAAGCCGGCGGCAGTTGCGACGGCATCAGCCTCGCCAGCCACTCAACACCACAATAACTTGGGCCTGCTGTGGAACGAAGGAAATCAGACCATACTACTGGTGGGTCTGAACGATCAGCACATGACGGCGCACACGCTGGGCAATATCAGCTTAACGGCCACCActacgacagcagcagcaccgccGGCGGCTACTCCAGTTGCAGCATCTACGACAGCTCCGCCAAAGAAGATACTGAATGGCCACCAACGCACAAACTCCCTGCCCAGCATTGTCTTTCCCATCGAAACCAAGTCCATCATTacccagcagcagttgcaacaactccagcagcaacaacagcagcaacagcaattcCAGCCTGtccagcagccacagcagcagctcaacCAAGTGGACATCAAGCctgcaccagcaccaccgccgCAATACGAAGAGGCCACCAAGCAGTTGGCGGCCAGCAAGGCGGCAGCTTTGAATGGCCTCCTACCGCTGGTCAAGATTAAGGAGGAGCCCGTTCAGTCGcccgctcctgctgcagctcctctgCCGCAAACAGCTCCTCTGTGCAAACGCAAGACGGCGAGCATTAAGTCCGAACAAGTCAGCGATGTTCTGGACATACTAATCAAGCAGGGTGAACTGCCGGAAAGTGCTGCTCTGGAGCCCATTACACCGTTAACGCCGCTGCCGGAGTTGTCCATGTTCAAtggagccacgcccaccactgCGGCTGGTGGAGCCAGCATAGTACCGCTGGTGCCCAAGCTAGAGACGCCAGTTACGCCAGTCCAAAACCTCGACATGGCCATGGACACAAATGAGCAGCATGTGGGCTTTGCCAGCAATCAGGCCCCGAATCATGTGTTCATCGAGAGCATAGACATGGCCTCGCCCCTGCAGACCGATTCAAGCGCCATTGATGCTGAGAGCGTGGCCAAGACCTTAGATATTTTCCTGGAACAGCACCATGCTACGCCGCCACCGAGCACACCGCCCAAAAGTTGCCACAGCGGTAGTGAGAAGCCAAACAGCCCGGATGCCAAGCTCAATCACTTTGATGAGTACGAGCTGCTGGAGCTTATGTCGCAGCAACTTGAGATGGACATGGGAGATGACTCCAGTGGCTATTGTCACGCCTCGGCGGcgaagagcagcaacaacaacggcaacctGCGACGCGATCTCAATCCCAGCCTGCAGCCGTCCATCAATGAGCTGCTGGATGCGAGCAGTCCCGACAACGTGCTGCTGAACAATAACCCGGGTGCCGATGTGGACTTCGACGCGGATAGCTTTGTGGCCCAATTGAGTCAGCACGTCACCGGAAATGGCAACAGTCCTGGGGTCAATTGCAATGGATCCATTGAATCCTCGTCGTCGGCGGTGAATAGTCACTTTGGGAGTCACAGCACACCAATGGATTGCGATGATTTCGAGAGCACACTGAACTCTTTTATGCAGGCGGTGACCCAACCGCAGGCGGGCCAACACGGCGAATACGCGACGTCGACGAGCATGGCCAATGGAACCGGAGGAGGAATGGGCGTGGACAACGGCACCGGTGGGGCAGTGGACGCCTTCAATGCGAGTGGCGATATATTCGATTTGTTCAACATGGACGATTACAAGATGAACTGGGCGGCGGGAGATTTTACAGTCTAG
- the LOC6736523 gene encoding accessory gland protein Acp62F, translating into MTDMWSLKICAWLGFLLLFKPIDSTGLEGPNVDCTANGTRAVCPVACPETCAYSGDGPCVKMCGAPCVCKPGYVINERIPACVLRSDCPKDVVRKEDMLLGVTNFKCFSRNYVCKNL; encoded by the coding sequence ATGACGGACATGTGGAGCTTGAAAATCTGTGCCTGGCTGGGCTTCCTATTACTTTTCAAACCCATCGACTCCACGGGCTTGGAAGGACCTAATGTCGACTGTACGGCCAACGGAACTCGGGCGGTGTGTCCTGTAGCATGTCCTGAAACCTGCGCGTACTCCGGCGATGGACCCTGCGTCAAGATGTGCGGAGCCCCGTGTGTGTGTAAGCCGGGATATGTTATCAATGAAAGAATCCCTGCCTGTGTCCTGCGATCCGATTGCCCAAAAGATGTCGTTCGAAAGGAAGATATGCTACTAGGTGTAACGAACTTTAAGTGCTTTAGCAGAAATTACGTGTGTAAgaatttataa